The bacterium DNA window CCGCTCGATCTGGCGGTCGTCAGCAAGGTGCTCCTGCCCTGGGACACCGAGAGCGGCTACGGCGCGGTCGCCTTCGACGGCAGCGTGCAGTGGAACGAGCCGCTGATCGAGGCTCTCGGCCTGGACGCGGGGACGATCGAGGCGGGCCTTGCCGCCACGCGGGAGAAGGTGGCGCGCCGCGTGCGCACCCTGCGCCACGGGCGGCCGTTCCCGGACCTCGGCGGCGTGACCGCGGTGCTCGTGGACGACGGCCTCGCCTCCGGCTTCACCATGGCGGTCGCCGTCGAGGCCGTGCGCCGCGCCGGCGCGGCAGCCGTCATCGTCGGCGTGCCGACCGGGCACGACACGGCGCTGCGCCGGCTCGCGCCGCGCGTGGACGCGCTCTACTGCGCCAACGAGCGCGGCGGCAGGATGTTCGCCGTCGCCGACGCCTACCGCC harbors:
- a CDS encoding phosphoribosyltransferase family protein, which gives rise to PLDLAVVSKVLLPWDTESGYGAVAFDGSVQWNEPLIEALGLDAGTIEAGLAATREKVARRVRTLRHGRPFPDLGGVTAVLVDDGLASGFTMAVAVEAVRRAGAAAVIVGVPTGHDTALRRLAPRVDALYCANERGGRMFAVADAYRRWTDVSEDEVRALLEDPGRP